Proteins encoded together in one uncultured Flavobacterium sp. window:
- a CDS encoding group III truncated hemoglobin, which translates to METLKDISTIEDIKQMVNNFYDNVRKDDLLGPIFNDKLQDRWPEHLEKMYGFWQTILFDVRSYSGSPFPPHKQLPVDKAHFDRWTQIFNTTIDSQFSGPITEEAKMRATNMAYMFNHKIEYFRNAENELRNTSGKS; encoded by the coding sequence ATGGAAACGCTTAAAGATATTTCGACCATAGAAGATATTAAACAAATGGTTAACAACTTTTATGATAATGTTAGAAAAGATGATCTTCTTGGTCCAATTTTCAATGACAAACTGCAAGATCGCTGGCCTGAGCATTTAGAAAAAATGTATGGCTTTTGGCAAACCATTCTGTTTGATGTTCGCTCTTATTCCGGAAGTCCTTTTCCGCCACACAAGCAATTACCGGTAGATAAGGCTCATTTTGATCGTTGGACTCAAATTTTTAATACTACAATTGATTCGCAATTTTCAGGACCTATTACTGAAGAAGCTAAAATGCGCGCAACAAATATGGCTTATATGTTCAACCATAAAATTGAGTATTTTAGAAATGCCGAAAACGAATTAAGAAATACATCTGGTAAATCTTAA
- the ilvA gene encoding threonine ammonia-lyase IlvA — MDLFNEVLAAKKQLENVVAATPLTQNQNLSEEFESTILLKREDLQIVRSYKIRGAYNKISSLNDAEKATGIVCASAGNHAQGVAYSCHLLQIQGKIYMPKTTPKQKVKQVQLFGKSFVEIVLTGDTFDDAYASATADATQNHKIFIHPFDDEKVIAGQGTVGLEILESYKEPIDYVFVPIGGGGLASGLSEVFKHLSPNTKIIGVEPKGAPSMKTSIEENKNTALSTIDKFVDGAAVKQVGDKTFEICRYNLEDIILVPEGKVCTTILRLYNEEAMVVEPAGALTIAALDFYKDKIKGKTVVCVVSGSNNDIERTAEIKERSLLYEGLMHYFMIQFPQRPGALKEFVNNILGPDDDITYFQFAKKNSREVGSVVVGLELKNKNDILAIKMNMTKNGFEFQYLNDNQDLFTQLIG, encoded by the coding sequence ATGGATCTATTTAACGAAGTACTTGCTGCCAAAAAGCAATTAGAAAATGTAGTTGCCGCTACTCCACTCACGCAAAATCAGAATCTTTCAGAAGAATTTGAATCTACTATTTTATTAAAAAGAGAAGATTTACAAATTGTGCGGTCGTATAAAATTAGAGGCGCTTACAACAAAATTTCTTCGTTAAATGATGCCGAAAAAGCAACAGGAATTGTTTGTGCAAGTGCAGGAAATCATGCTCAGGGTGTTGCTTATTCTTGCCATCTTTTGCAAATACAAGGCAAAATTTATATGCCTAAAACAACTCCAAAGCAAAAAGTAAAACAAGTACAATTATTTGGGAAATCATTTGTAGAAATTGTTCTTACCGGAGATACTTTTGATGATGCTTATGCTTCGGCTACAGCCGATGCTACTCAAAACCATAAAATATTTATTCATCCTTTTGATGATGAAAAAGTAATTGCAGGACAAGGAACTGTAGGGCTTGAAATTCTGGAAAGCTATAAAGAACCTATCGATTATGTTTTTGTCCCGATTGGCGGTGGCGGATTGGCTTCGGGATTATCTGAAGTTTTTAAACATCTGAGCCCGAATACCAAAATTATTGGAGTTGAACCAAAAGGCGCTCCTTCGATGAAAACTTCGATTGAAGAAAACAAAAACACAGCATTATCCACAATCGATAAGTTTGTAGATGGTGCCGCAGTCAAACAAGTTGGCGATAAAACTTTTGAAATTTGCCGTTATAATCTTGAAGATATAATTCTGGTTCCCGAAGGAAAAGTTTGCACTACAATTTTGCGATTATACAATGAAGAAGCAATGGTTGTAGAGCCTGCGGGCGCATTAACTATTGCGGCTCTGGATTTTTATAAGGACAAAATAAAAGGAAAAACAGTCGTTTGTGTCGTAAGCGGAAGCAATAACGACATTGAAAGAACTGCTGAAATAAAAGAGCGCTCTTTATTATACGAAGGTTTAATGCATTATTTTATGATTCAGTTTCCGCAGCGTCCCGGAGCCTTAAAAGAGTTTGTAAACAATATTCTAGGTCCTGATGATGATATTACTTATTTTCAATTTGCCAAGAAAAACAGCCGCGAAGTAGGTTCTGTAGTGGTTGGACTAGAATTGAAAAACAAAAATGATATTCTGGCTATCAAAATGAATATGACCAAAAATGGTTTTGAGTTTCAATACTTAAATGACAATCAGGATTTGTTTACACAATTAATTGGATAA
- a CDS encoding pyridoxal-phosphate dependent enzyme: MNQEIHINFPNDISLTIKREDLIHPFVSGNKFRKLKYNLLQAKAENKTTLLTFGGAFSNHIAAVAFAGKEQGFKTIGIIRGDELFDKIEENPTLKFAQENGMQFEFVSREEYRLKSETSFIEKLKEKFGDFYLVPEGGTNELAVKGCEEILTAEDAVFNYVCCAVGTGGTISGLINSALPHQKILGFPALKGDFLTDEIRIFAKKDNWNLISDYHFGGYGKINLELIEFINAFFEETKVPLDPIYTGKMFFGVIDLIHKNYFPAGSKILLIHTGGLQGIDGMNIKLKQKKLPILKSNG; this comes from the coding sequence TTGAATCAGGAAATACACATTAACTTTCCAAATGATATTTCGTTGACTATTAAACGTGAAGATTTAATTCATCCGTTTGTTTCCGGGAATAAATTTCGAAAGTTAAAATACAATTTACTTCAGGCGAAAGCCGAAAATAAAACTACACTATTAACTTTTGGCGGCGCTTTTTCGAATCATATTGCGGCAGTCGCTTTTGCCGGAAAAGAGCAAGGTTTTAAGACTATCGGAATTATTCGCGGTGATGAACTTTTTGATAAAATTGAAGAAAATCCAACTCTGAAATTTGCTCAGGAAAACGGAATGCAATTTGAATTTGTTTCTCGTGAAGAATATCGCTTAAAGAGTGAAACTTCCTTTATAGAAAAATTAAAAGAGAAGTTTGGCGACTTTTATTTAGTTCCTGAAGGCGGTACAAATGAATTGGCGGTAAAAGGCTGCGAAGAGATTTTGACTGCGGAAGATGCTGTTTTTAATTACGTTTGCTGTGCGGTAGGAACTGGCGGAACCATTTCGGGATTAATCAATAGTGCATTGCCACATCAGAAAATTTTAGGGTTTCCGGCGTTAAAAGGTGACTTTTTAACCGATGAAATTCGTATTTTTGCAAAAAAAGATAACTGGAATTTAATTTCTGACTATCATTTTGGAGGTTATGGGAAGATAAATTTAGAATTAATTGAATTTATCAATGCTTTTTTTGAAGAAACAAAAGTGCCTTTAGATCCAATTTATACGGGAAAGATGTTTTTTGGCGTTATAGACTTAATACATAAAAACTATTTTCCTGCGGGTTCAAAAATTTTACTCATTCACACTGGCGGATTGCAGGGAATTGACGGAATGAATATAAAATTGAAGCAGAAAAAATTACCAATACTCAAAAGCAATGGTTAA
- a CDS encoding urocanate hydratase, which yields MTFKEEIQQGIPSILPPKAAYDLAINHAPKRKEILSAEEKKLALKNALRYFEAKHHAELITEFSEELEKYGRIYMYRLRPDYRMYARPIDEYPGKSLQAKAIMHMIQNNLDYAVAQHPHELVTYGGNGAVFQNWAQYLLTMQYLSEMTDEQTLTMYSGHPMGLFPSHSEAPRVVVTNGMVIPNYSKPDDWEKMNALGVSQYGQMTAGSYMYIGPQGIVHGTTITVLNGFRKIKLNPEGNLFVTSGLGGMSGAQPKAGNIAGCITVCAEVNPKITKIRHEQGWINEIVTSTEELVKRVNLAKANKEVVSIAYLGNVVDVWECFDKENIKIDLGSDQTSLHNPWAGGYYPVGISFEEANEMMANNPELFKEKVQESLRRQAKAINKHTAKGTYFFDYGNAFLLEASRAGADVMAENNIDFKYPSYVQDIMGPMCFDYGFGPFRWVCTSGKPEDLQKTDTIASQVLEEMAKTAPNEIQQQMQDNIKWIKGAQENKLVVGSQARILYADAEGRIKIAEAFNQAIARGEIGTVVLGRDHHDVSGTDSPYRETSNIYDGSRFTADMAIQNVIGDSFRGATWVSIHNGGGVGWGEVINGGFGMVLDGSKEASKRLASMLFWDVNNGISRRSWARNDEAIFAIKRAMEVQPLLKVTLPNIVDESLF from the coding sequence ATGACTTTCAAAGAAGAAATACAACAAGGAATCCCAAGCATATTACCTCCAAAGGCAGCATACGATTTAGCAATTAATCATGCGCCAAAACGAAAAGAAATCCTTTCGGCAGAAGAAAAAAAGCTGGCTTTGAAAAATGCATTACGTTATTTTGAAGCTAAACATCACGCAGAATTAATTACTGAATTCTCTGAAGAATTAGAAAAATACGGGCGTATTTATATGTATCGTCTGCGTCCTGATTACAGAATGTATGCAAGACCAATTGACGAATATCCAGGGAAATCATTGCAGGCAAAAGCGATTATGCACATGATCCAGAACAATCTGGATTATGCTGTAGCGCAACATCCGCATGAATTGGTTACTTATGGTGGTAACGGAGCTGTTTTCCAGAACTGGGCACAATATTTATTGACGATGCAATATTTGTCTGAAATGACAGATGAGCAAACTTTAACAATGTATTCAGGACATCCGATGGGATTATTTCCTTCACATTCTGAAGCTCCAAGAGTTGTGGTTACAAACGGAATGGTGATTCCAAATTATTCTAAACCGGACGATTGGGAAAAAATGAATGCTTTGGGCGTTTCACAATACGGACAAATGACGGCTGGAAGTTATATGTACATTGGCCCACAAGGAATTGTACACGGAACTACAATTACGGTTTTAAACGGTTTCAGAAAAATAAAACTAAATCCTGAGGGAAATCTTTTTGTAACTTCAGGACTTGGCGGAATGTCCGGTGCACAGCCAAAAGCCGGAAATATTGCCGGTTGTATTACGGTCTGCGCCGAAGTAAATCCTAAAATCACCAAGATTCGTCACGAACAAGGCTGGATTAATGAAATCGTAACCTCAACTGAAGAATTAGTAAAGAGAGTCAATTTGGCGAAAGCCAATAAAGAAGTAGTTTCGATTGCTTACTTAGGAAATGTAGTTGACGTTTGGGAATGTTTTGACAAAGAAAACATCAAAATTGATTTAGGATCTGATCAGACTTCGCTTCATAATCCTTGGGCGGGAGGTTATTATCCGGTTGGAATTTCTTTTGAAGAAGCTAACGAAATGATGGCAAATAATCCTGAATTATTCAAAGAAAAAGTACAGGAATCTTTGCGTCGTCAAGCGAAAGCGATTAATAAACATACTGCAAAAGGAACTTACTTTTTTGATTACGGAAATGCGTTTTTATTAGAAGCTTCACGTGCCGGTGCTGATGTAATGGCCGAAAATAATATCGATTTTAAATATCCTAGTTATGTTCAGGATATTATGGGACCAATGTGTTTTGATTACGGTTTTGGTCCTTTTAGATGGGTTTGTACTTCCGGAAAACCAGAAGATTTACAAAAAACAGATACTATTGCAAGTCAGGTTTTAGAGGAAATGGCAAAGACAGCACCAAATGAAATTCAGCAGCAAATGCAGGATAACATTAAATGGATTAAAGGTGCTCAGGAAAACAAATTGGTTGTAGGTTCTCAAGCCAGAATTCTATATGCTGATGCTGAAGGCCGTATTAAAATTGCCGAAGCTTTTAATCAGGCAATTGCAAGAGGCGAAATTGGAACTGTTGTTTTAGGACGCGATCATCATGACGTTTCAGGAACTGATTCTCCTTACAGAGAAACCTCAAACATCTACGACGGATCTCGTTTTACGGCCGATATGGCGATTCAAAACGTGATTGGAGACAGCTTTAGAGGTGCAACCTGGGTTTCTATACATAATGGCGGCGGAGTTGGCTGGGGAGAGGTTATAAACGGCGGGTTTGGTATGGTTCTTGATGGTTCTAAGGAGGCTTCAAAACGTTTAGCATCAATGCTTTTCTGGGATGTTAACAACGGAATTTCAAGACGAAGCTGGGCCAGAAACGACGAAGCTATTTTTGCTATAAAAAGAGCGATGGAAGTTCAGCCTTTATTAAAAGTAACTTTACCTAATATAGTAGACGAAAGTTTATTTTAG
- a CDS encoding DUF5522 domain-containing protein, with translation MEEQSNENKLIEGEDFYYTPEGYKCFTEKYHLKRGYCCKSGCRHCPYGFDKRTGEIRKKTN, from the coding sequence ATGGAAGAGCAAAGTAATGAAAATAAATTAATCGAAGGCGAAGATTTTTACTATACGCCCGAAGGTTATAAATGCTTTACTGAAAAATACCATTTAAAACGCGGTTATTGCTGCAAAAGTGGTTGCCGCCATTGTCCGTATGGGTTTGACAAAAGAACTGGTGAAATCAGGAAAAAAACTAATTAG
- a CDS encoding RICIN domain-containing protein: MHKTTQKPTNRVRAFMTQVIIIMLLFIIKTNAQTVTPWITSGDQTKLLQQQATVSFGTNSGTNPSTVTVNAGTTYQTMDGFGYTLTEGSCEVISGMAATQQNQLLNDLYNPTTGLNTNVIRISIGASDLSSSSYSYNETSGDVNMNNFSLNGPDLTYLIPIIKKIQLINPNIKILATPWSAPRWMKTNGSWVGGSLQTQYYAAYAKYFVKYFDAMAAQGISIWAITPQNEPENPNNEPSMLMNSTEQKNFINQQLGPQMAAAGYGGIKIIAFDHNCDNTAYPIDVLNNSSYVDGAAFHLYLGNISAMSTVRNATNKNVYFTEQYTGSGGSFSGDFGWHMQNVVIGSTNNWAKTVMEWNAANNSGLGPRTPGGCSTCLGAITVNNSTSYTKNVAYYIIGQISKFVKSGALRISSSSTSSTILSAGFKNPDGSIALVVYNSGSANTIKVVSGSSAFNYTVPASSAVTFNWATSVPVAVTGVSVSPTSASIAAGATTQLAATIAPSNATNQNVNWSSSNSGVASVNANGLVTGVSQGTATITVTTVDGSKTATSAITVTASSSTYPGYYNIISRNSNKGLDVADNSTISGGRIQQYDVTGGGGSNQRWKFVPDGSGNFYIIVKSTGMYLAPENNGTGDGLKVQQKTFSASNEFKWTVTSLGGGYYKIINVGSGKSLDVENVSTANGANIQVWAYTGGLNQQWQFVQVETSTGKKAAIIEPNTTSDFSLYINSTNDYLKINTPNSGSGQVEVYSVGGQSVLKRTVNFENGSETAIEISRLPKGLYVVRVNDSQRSYSKKVLKQ; the protein is encoded by the coding sequence ATGCACAAAACTACTCAAAAACCTACAAACCGAGTAAGAGCTTTTATGACACAAGTCATTATAATAATGCTTTTATTTATTATCAAAACAAATGCACAGACAGTTACTCCCTGGATAACTTCAGGAGATCAAACAAAATTATTGCAGCAACAAGCTACAGTTAGCTTCGGGACAAATTCAGGAACGAACCCTTCAACAGTCACAGTTAATGCGGGAACAACTTATCAAACCATGGACGGTTTTGGTTATACACTTACTGAAGGAAGTTGCGAAGTCATTAGCGGAATGGCTGCAACGCAACAAAATCAATTATTGAATGATTTGTATAATCCTACCACGGGATTAAACACAAATGTTATTCGTATTAGTATTGGAGCTTCAGATTTAAGCAGTTCTTCGTATAGTTATAATGAAACTTCCGGAGACGTAAATATGAATAATTTTAGCCTTAACGGACCAGATTTAACCTATTTGATTCCGATTATAAAAAAGATTCAATTAATTAATCCAAACATAAAAATATTAGCAACGCCTTGGTCAGCTCCGCGCTGGATGAAAACCAACGGTTCATGGGTTGGCGGCAGTTTACAAACACAATACTATGCAGCTTATGCTAAGTATTTTGTAAAATACTTTGATGCTATGGCGGCACAAGGAATTTCTATTTGGGCAATCACGCCTCAAAATGAACCTGAAAATCCAAATAATGAACCAAGTATGTTGATGAATTCTACAGAACAAAAAAACTTTATTAATCAACAACTTGGTCCACAAATGGCTGCCGCCGGATATGGCGGAATAAAAATTATTGCATTTGACCACAATTGCGATAATACAGCTTATCCTATCGATGTTTTAAACAACAGCAGTTATGTTGATGGCGCTGCGTTTCATTTGTATTTAGGAAATATTTCGGCTATGTCAACCGTACGAAATGCTACGAATAAGAACGTTTATTTTACAGAACAATACACTGGTTCTGGTGGAAGTTTTAGCGGAGATTTTGGCTGGCACATGCAAAACGTAGTTATTGGAAGTACAAATAACTGGGCAAAAACGGTTATGGAATGGAATGCAGCAAATAATTCAGGTTTAGGTCCGCGTACTCCAGGTGGATGCAGTACTTGTTTAGGAGCAATTACAGTCAATAATAGTACAAGTTATACTAAAAATGTGGCATATTATATTATTGGACAAATCTCAAAATTTGTAAAATCGGGTGCTCTTAGAATCAGTTCTTCAAGTACAAGTAGTACTATACTTTCTGCAGGATTTAAAAACCCTGACGGATCTATTGCACTTGTAGTTTATAATTCAGGATCGGCAAATACAATCAAAGTTGTTTCAGGATCATCAGCATTTAATTATACAGTTCCGGCCTCATCAGCAGTTACTTTTAATTGGGCGACAAGTGTTCCGGTTGCAGTAACGGGAGTGAGTGTTAGTCCAACTTCGGCTTCAATTGCAGCGGGCGCGACCACACAATTAGCAGCTACAATTGCACCAAGTAATGCAACAAACCAAAATGTAAATTGGAGTTCAAGCAATTCTGGCGTAGCTTCGGTAAACGCAAACGGATTGGTTACGGGAGTTTCGCAAGGAACTGCAACAATAACGGTAACAACTGTCGATGGTTCAAAAACGGCAACTAGTGCTATAACCGTTACAGCATCGTCGTCAACTTATCCGGGATATTACAATATTATTTCAAGAAATAGCAATAAAGGACTTGATGTAGCTGATAATTCAACTATAAGCGGAGGACGTATTCAGCAATATGATGTTACCGGCGGAGGAGGAAGTAATCAACGCTGGAAGTTTGTTCCTGACGGAAGTGGTAATTTTTACATTATTGTAAAATCGACCGGAATGTATCTGGCGCCAGAAAATAATGGTACCGGAGATGGATTGAAAGTACAGCAAAAAACATTCTCGGCTTCAAACGAATTCAAATGGACGGTTACGAGTCTTGGCGGAGGTTACTATAAAATCATTAATGTAGGTAGCGGAAAATCTCTGGATGTTGAAAATGTTTCGACAGCAAACGGCGCAAATATTCAGGTTTGGGCTTATACAGGCGGATTAAATCAGCAATGGCAATTTGTACAGGTTGAAACTTCAACCGGCAAAAAAGCGGCAATAATAGAACCTAATACAACATCTGATTTTTCACTTTATATCAATTCGACTAATGATTATTTAAAAATCAATACACCAAATTCGGGTTCAGGTCAAGTTGAGGTTTATTCCGTTGGTGGTCAAAGCGTTTTAAAAAGAACCGTTAATTTTGAAAATGGAAGCGAAACCGCAATAGAAATTTCGAGATTACCAAAAGGACTTTATGTCGTAAGAGTTAATGATAGTCAGCGATCTTACTCTAAAAAAGTATTGAAACAATAG
- a CDS encoding DUF4136 domain-containing protein encodes MKTFKLVPVFLLLILASCSTVSVYSDYDKSVDFAPYKTYAFFKPGIDKVEISDLDKRRILRAIDDQMKAKGFTKSENPDLLVNIFTKSREQVDVNQFNAGWGYGWGYGWNPYMMYGGQTTVTTSTEGTLYIDLIDAKKKEMIWQGEGVGTLTKNVDKKDEKVAEFVTKILAQYPPVKK; translated from the coding sequence ATGAAAACATTCAAATTAGTACCCGTTTTTTTGCTTTTAATACTCGCCTCATGCAGTACAGTTAGTGTTTATTCTGATTACGATAAAAGTGTAGATTTTGCACCTTATAAAACTTATGCTTTTTTTAAGCCGGGAATTGATAAGGTCGAAATATCTGATTTGGATAAAAGACGTATTCTACGCGCTATCGATGATCAAATGAAAGCCAAAGGATTTACAAAAAGTGAAAATCCTGATTTATTAGTGAACATCTTTACTAAATCAAGAGAACAAGTTGATGTTAACCAATTTAATGCCGGATGGGGTTACGGATGGGGATATGGATGGAATCCTTACATGATGTACGGAGGACAAACTACTGTTACGACTTCTACAGAAGGAACTTTATACATTGATTTAATCGATGCCAAAAAGAAAGAAATGATCTGGCAAGGTGAAGGTGTTGGAACTTTAACCAAAAACGTGGATAAAAAAGATGAAAAAGTTGCTGAATTTGTAACTAAAATTTTAGCTCAATATCCGCCGGTTAAAAAATAA